The following are encoded in a window of Panicum virgatum strain AP13 chromosome 5N, P.virgatum_v5, whole genome shotgun sequence genomic DNA:
- the LOC120672456 gene encoding calmodulin-3-like isoform X1, whose translation MADQLSDDQIAEFKEAFSLFDKDGDGCITTKELGTVMRSLGQNPTEAELQDMIAEVDADGNGTVDFPEFLSLMARRMKDSDSEEELKEAFRVFDKDQNGFISAAELRHVMANLGERLTDAEVDEMVREADVDGDGRINFDEFVKTKEQEDGGEAGVRQEEAGGAVRRRQAPPEMCHPVSCSSVYPTVLTVVFPSSGWLGTWQRADARFDTPSTCG comes from the exons ATGGCGGACCAGCTCAGTGACGACCAGATAGCAGAGTTCAAGGAGGCCTTCAGCCTCTTCGACAAGGACGGCGACG GTTGCATCACCACCAAGGAGCTGGGGACCGTGATGCGGTCCCTGGGCCAGAACCCCACGGAGGCGGAGCTGCAGGACATGATCGCCGAGGTGGACGCCGACGGCAACGGCACCGTCGACTTCCCGGAGTTCCTGAGCCTGATGGCGCGCAGGATGAAGGATAGCGACTCGGAGGAGGAGCTGAAGGAGGCGTTCCGCGTGTTCGACAAGGACCAGAACGGCTTCATCtcggccgccgagctccgccacgtGATGGCCAACCTCGGCGAGCGGCTGACCGACGCCGAGGTTGACGAGATGGTCCGCGAGGCCGACGTGGACGGCGACGGGCGCATCAACTTCGACGAGTTCGTCAAG ACGAAGGAGCAAGAGGACGGAGGAGAAGCCGGCGTGCGGCAAGAAGAAGCCGGCGGGGCCGTCCGACGTCGGCAAGCGCCCCCAGAAATGTGTCATCCTGTGAGCTGCAGCTCCGTGTACCCGACCGTGCTCACCGTCGTGTTCCCTTCTTCCGGTTGGCTTGGCACTTGGCAGCGTGCGGATGCTCGATTCGACACCCCATCTACCTGTGGGTGA
- the LOC120672456 gene encoding calmodulin-3-like isoform X2 has translation MADQLSDDQIAEFKEAFSLFDKDGDGCITTKELGTVMRSLGQNPTEAELQDMIAEVDADGNGTVDFPEFLSLMARRMKDSDSEEELKEAFRVFDKDQNGFISAAELRHVMANLGERLTDAEVDEMVREADVDGDGRINFDEFVKVMMAKRRSKRTEEKPACGKKKPAGPSDVGKRPQKCVIL, from the exons ATGGCGGACCAGCTCAGTGACGACCAGATAGCAGAGTTCAAGGAGGCCTTCAGCCTCTTCGACAAGGACGGCGACG GTTGCATCACCACCAAGGAGCTGGGGACCGTGATGCGGTCCCTGGGCCAGAACCCCACGGAGGCGGAGCTGCAGGACATGATCGCCGAGGTGGACGCCGACGGCAACGGCACCGTCGACTTCCCGGAGTTCCTGAGCCTGATGGCGCGCAGGATGAAGGATAGCGACTCGGAGGAGGAGCTGAAGGAGGCGTTCCGCGTGTTCGACAAGGACCAGAACGGCTTCATCtcggccgccgagctccgccacgtGATGGCCAACCTCGGCGAGCGGCTGACCGACGCCGAGGTTGACGAGATGGTCCGCGAGGCCGACGTGGACGGCGACGGGCGCATCAACTTCGACGAGTTCGTCAAGGTCATGATGGCCAA ACGAAGGAGCAAGAGGACGGAGGAGAAGCCGGCGTGCGGCAAGAAGAAGCCGGCGGGGCCGTCCGACGTCGGCAAGCGCCCCCAGAAATGTGTCATCCTGTGA
- the LOC120672456 gene encoding calmodulin-2/4-like isoform X3: MNQIVCTIRYSLEHHLSDLQYPCNFVRILPLSLSLSLSLSLSLSLSLSLSLSPLSVSCNEPVVRNAPGCITTKELGTVMRSLGQNPTEAELQDMIAEVDADGNGTVDFPEFLSLMARRMKDSDSEEELKEAFRVFDKDQNGFISAAELRHVMANLGERLTDAEVDEMVREADVDGDGRINFDEFVKVMMAKRRSKRTEEKPACGKKKPAGPSDVGKRPQKCVIL; this comes from the exons ATGAACCAAATTGTTTGTACGATACGGTACAGTCTTGAGCATCATCTATCTGACCTTCAGTATCCATGCAATTTTGTTCGGATattacctctctctctctctctctctctctctctctctctctctctctctctctctctctctctctctctctctcctctctctgtttCATGCAATGAGCCTGTTGTCCGAAATGCCCCAGGTTGCATCACCACCAAGGAGCTGGGGACCGTGATGCGGTCCCTGGGCCAGAACCCCACGGAGGCGGAGCTGCAGGACATGATCGCCGAGGTGGACGCCGACGGCAACGGCACCGTCGACTTCCCGGAGTTCCTGAGCCTGATGGCGCGCAGGATGAAGGATAGCGACTCGGAGGAGGAGCTGAAGGAGGCGTTCCGCGTGTTCGACAAGGACCAGAACGGCTTCATCtcggccgccgagctccgccacgtGATGGCCAACCTCGGCGAGCGGCTGACCGACGCCGAGGTTGACGAGATGGTCCGCGAGGCCGACGTGGACGGCGACGGGCGCATCAACTTCGACGAGTTCGTCAAGGTCATGATGGCCAA ACGAAGGAGCAAGAGGACGGAGGAGAAGCCGGCGTGCGGCAAGAAGAAGCCGGCGGGGCCGTCCGACGTCGGCAAGCGCCCCCAGAAATGTGTCATCCTGTGA
- the LOC120672454 gene encoding proteasome subunit alpha type-3, which translates to MSSIGTGYDLSVTTFSPDGRVFQVEYATKAVDNSGTVVGIKCKDGIVLGVEKLVTSKMMLEGSNRRIHSVHRHSGLAVAGLAADGRQIVSRAKSEAASYEKVYGEAISVKELADRVASYVHLCTLYWWLRPFGCGVILGGYDRDGPQLYMIEPSGVSYKYFGAALGKGRQAAKTEIEKLKLSELTCREGIVEVAKIIYGVHDEAKDKAFELELSWVCDESNRQHQKVPNDLLEQAKAAAQAALEEMDAD; encoded by the exons ATGAGCAGCATAGGTACAGGCTACGATCTGTCGGTTACCACCTTCTCTCCGGATGGCCGTGTCTTCCAGGTCGAGTACGCCACCAAGGCTGTCGACAACAGCGG GACTGTTGTCGGGATCAAGTGCAAAGATGGCATTGTCCTG GGTGTTGAGAAGCTGGTAACTTCGAAGATGATGCTGGAGGGGTCCAACCGGAGGATCCATTCAGTGCACCGCCACTCTGGCTTG GCTGTTGCTGGTTTAGCGGCAGATGGCAGGCAAATTGTTTCAAGGGCCAAATCAGAAGCTGCTAGTTATGAAAA GGTCTACGGGGAAGCCATTTCTGTGAAGGAATTGGCAGACCGTGTGGCAAGTTATGTTCATCTTTGCACGCTGTACTGGTGGCTCAG GCCGTTTGGTTGTGGCGTTATTCTTGGAGGTTATGATAGGGATGGACCACAACTCTACATGATAGAGCCCTCAGGAGTCTCCTAC AAATACTTTGGTGCTGCATTGGGGAAGGGAAGGCAGGCCGCAAAAAC TGAGATAGAGAAGCTGAAGCTTTCTGAGCTTACCTGCCGGGAAGGCATTGTTGAAGTTGCAAAGAT AATTTATGGAGTGCATGACGAAGCGAAGGACAAAGCTTTCGAGTTGGAGTTGAGCTGGGTCTGTGATGAATCAAACCGCCAGCATCAGAAG GTACCAAATGATCTGTTGGAGCAGGCCAAGGCTGCTGCTCAGGCGGCTCTGGAGGAAATGGATGCTGACTAA
- the LOC120671875 gene encoding uncharacterized protein LOC120671875: protein MPPSRFVHLILLVTLSLLLAQTLASSSSPAPAASAAGAGAEAATGDPCAAAATDGDGDVQLCPVRCFRPDPVCGADGVTYWCGCPEAACAGARVSRRGYCEVGAGSAPVSGQALLLVHIVWLFVLGAAVLLGFL, encoded by the coding sequence ATGCCGCCCTCACGCTTCGTCCACCTCATCCTCCTCGTGACGCTCTCGCTCCTCCtcgcgcaaaccctagcctcctcctcctcccccgcgcccgccgcgtcggcggcaggggcgggggcggaggcggcgaccggcgacccctgcgcggccgcggcgacggacggcgacggcgacgtccaGCTCTGCCCGGTGCGGTGCTTCCGCCCGGACCCGGTCTGCGGCGCCGACGGCGTCACGTACTGGTGCGGCTGCCCCGAGGCGGCCTGCGCGGGGGCCCGCGTCTCGCGGCGCGGCTACTGCGAGGTCGGCGCCGGCTCCGCGCCCGTCTCCGGCCAGGCGCTGCTGCTCGTCCACATCGTTTGGCTCTTCgtgctcggcgccgccgtcctcctcggcTTCCTCTGA
- the LOC120673696 gene encoding histone-lysine N-methyltransferase, H3 lysine-9 specific SUVH1-like translates to MNRPSNFMPTPGQDVLDVKPLRTLAPMFPVPLGVNTFNQSTSPPLIFVTPAGHFQGGFGDWNNSAAKSFFAFGSKDACVGKAHTFGDQNADDGKAATFGDQSVDDGKAATFGDKDAAGSQNADIGDQDCAGGQPAAHWSSDVSANANGPIDATPISAYRATQPSIISLDDDDDDENYVANQTSASGRKIKRPSRLSGYNMNDGLGTDSSNSMKTKRPKPSRKKTSADNEHTMVPPSGDPREIVEAVLMTFEALRRRHLQMDEAQETNKRADLKAGAIMMASNLRANTVRRIGIVPGVEIGDIFYFRMELCVIGLHAPSMAGIDYMTAKFGDEDDSVAICIVAAGGYDNNDDDTDVLVYSGSGGNIRNNEERHDQKLERGNLALERSLSRKNVIRVVRGYKDPGCLTGKVYIYDGLYRIHESWKEKTKTGIICFKYKLLREPGQPDGVAIWKMSQKWVENPTTRGNVLHPDLSSGAENLPVFLVNDVDSDKGPYHFTYITQVKHSKPLSSMNPLQGCRCLSVCLPGDANCCCAQRNGGNLPYSSSGLLVCRKPMVYECGEFCQCSLNCRNKVTQKGVRIHFEVFKTGNRGWGLRSWDPIRAGSFLCEYVGEVIDDAKCDLNNHKDDYMFQTLCPGEKTLKWNYGPELIGEQSTNISPDTFEPLPIKLSAKKMGNISRFMNHSCAPNVFWQPVQFDHEDERQPHIMFFALKHIPPMTELTYDYGDIGTDSSGVPRAKNCLCGSSNCRGFFF, encoded by the coding sequence ATGAACAGGCCATCAAATTTCATGCCTACTCCTGGTCAGGATGTTCTAGATGTCAAGCCTTTGAGGACATTGGCTCCCATGTTCCCTGTGCCCTTGGGTGTCAATACATTTAACCAGTCAACCTCCCCACCATTGATATTTGTCACTCCTGCTGGGCATTTTCAAGGGGGTTTTGGTGATTGGAACAATTCTGCTGCCAAGTCATTTTTCGCTTTTGGCAGCAAGGATGCTTGTGTAGGCAAGGCTCATACTTTTGGTGATCAGAATGCTGATGATGGCAAGGCTGCCACTTTTGGTGATCAGAGTGTTGATGATGGCAAGGCTGCCACTTTTGGTGATAAGGATGCTGCTGGCAGCCAGAATGCTGATATTGGTGATCAGGATTGTGCTGGAGGCCAGCCTGCTGCACATTGGTCTTCAGATGTGAGTGCCAATGCTAATGGTCCCATTGACGCTACTCCCATTTCAGCTTACAGGGCAACACAGCCTAGTATTATCTCactggatgatgatgatgacgatgagaATTATGTTGCTAACCAGACATCAGCATCTGGAAGGAAGATTAAGAGGCCATCCCGACTAAGTGGATATAATATGAACGATGGTTTGGGCACTGACAGCTCCAATAGTATGAAGACTAAACGCCCCAAACCCTCTCGCAAGAAAACTTCTGCTGACAATGAGCACACCATGGTGCCTCCATCGGGTGATCCCAGGGAAATTGTGGAGGCAGTTCTCATGACATTTGAGGCACTGCGGCGTAGGCATCTTCAAATGGATGAGGCACAAGAGACTAACAAACGTGCTGACCTGAAGGCTGGTGCCATCATGATGGCAAGTAATCTCAGGGCCAACACTGTGAGGAGGATAGGGATTGTTCCTGGAGTTGAAATAGGGGATATTTTCTACTTCAGGATGGAGCTATGTGTTATTGGGCTGCATGCTCCTAGCATGGCCGGAATTGATTATATGACTGCCAAGTTTGGTGATGAGGATGATTCTGTTGCAATATGTATTGTTGCTGCAGGTGGTTATGACAACAACGATGATGATACAGATGTGCTGGTTTACAGCGGTTCAGGAGGTAATATCAGGAACAATGAGGAACGGCATGACCAGAAGCTTGAAAGGGGTAACCTGGCTCTTGAGAGGAGCCTGTCCAGAAAAAATGTAATCCGGGTAGTACGGGGCTATAAGGATCCAGGTTGCTTGACTGGGAAGGTCTATATTTATGATGGCCTCTATAGGATTCACGAGTCATGGAAGGAGAAAACAAAGACTGGAATAATTTGTTTCAAGTACAAGCTGCTGCGAGAACCAGGACAACCTGATGGTGTTGCAATTTGGAAGATGTCCCAGAAATGGGTAGAGAATCCAACAACAAGAGGCAATGTTTTACACCCTGATCTATCTTCCGGTGCAGAAAATCTCCCAGTGTTTCTTGTTAATGACGTTGACAGTGATAAAGGACCATACCATTTCACCTATATTACTCAGGTCAAACACTCAAAGCCCCTCAGTTCTATGAATCCTTTACAGGGTTGCAGATGTCTTAGTGTTTGTCTGCCTGGTGATGCCAACTGCTGTTGCGCACAGCGTAACGGAGGCAACTTACCATACAGCTCATCGGGATTGCTTGTCTGCCGCAAGCCTATGGTTTATGAATGTGGCGAATTCTGTCAGTGTTCACTCAATTGCCGTAACAAGGTGACCCAGAAAGGAGTTAGGATCCACTTTGAGGTCTTTAAGACCGGAAATAGAGGCTGGGGTCTTCGTTCATGGGACCCTATACGAGCTGGTTCATTTTTATGTGAGTATGTTGGTGAGGTTATTGATGATGCTAAATGTGATTTGAATAATCATAAAGATGATTATATGTTTCAGACATTGTGTCCTGGTGAGAAGACTTTAAAATGGAATTATGGACCTGAATTGATAGGGGAGCAAAGCACAAATATTTCACCAGACACCTTTGAGCCTCTGCCCATTAAACTAAGTGCAAAAAAAATGGGAAATATCTCACGTTTCATGAACCATAGTTGCGCTCCCAATGTCTTCTGGCAGCCAGTTCAGTTTGACCATGAAGATGAACGTCAGCCGCATATCATGTTCTTTGCATTGAAGCACATTCCTCCCATGACAGAGTTGACTTATGATTACGGTGACATTGGAACTGATTCTAGTGGTGTTCCTAGAGCTAAGAACTGCCTTTGTGGATCCTCAAACTGTCGGGGGTTCTTTTTCTGA